Within Bacillus sp. FJAT-45350, the genomic segment ACTATCGACGTAACGAATCGGCCAATATCCACTTACTCTTGCAAATTCACTTACTATATCTTCAGCGATTGGTGGCTCTAGTCCTTGGAATCCCCAGTAAATTACACTTCCTTGAGTATGATACGCAAGTACTCGGTCAAAGCCACTCTCCTCCGCTAATTCAGCCATCGCAACTGCTTCCGGCTCAGTTAAAGGAGCGTATCCTGGGAAGTCTCTTGGAGCTGGTGAAGAAGGCTTCCTCTCCGCTTCCTCCTCCCAAAGGGCAGGGTACTGATTATTAAGGTCTACTCCTCTAATATTTGCTTTCCAATCAGAGAAATCAGTGCTTCCATCATTAATTGCTAATACTGTACTTCTATAAGGTTCTTCTGGAAGACCTTCCACTAGTAAATCTACACCATCTGGATTGACCATTGGAACGATTGATAATGTTACAGAATCATAGTATGGTGGCATAAATAATCCTCGGATTGAACCTTGATTCGTTAACGAAAGAAGATATTCATTTAACGTCTGCATTAAAATAGGTGTTGTAATCCACTCATGAGCATGAAAAGAACCATTCATATGGACTCGTTTATTTCCTCTTCCTATCTGAAGCTCAATAAGATCTTTTCCCATGACAGAGTTTCCAATAATCCTTGTTGTAATAAAAGGATATATCTCCGTTAATTGATTTATCTCTCGTACCATATCTGAATAACTATATGCTCGTTTGCCTACAACGATTGGATTAACAACACGTACAGGAATATTAATTTGTTGCCCTATTTGCAAAGCGTAAGGGCTAACGGTAGGATTTACTGCCATTAGCGCATCAACAGAAATTCCTCTCTCATTTGCTATTCTCCAAAAAGATTCACCAGGCTGTACTTGATAAAAGCTAATAAAATGGCCAGGAATGCTCACCACTTGACCAATTTGTAATGCATTAGGGTTAACATCTGGATTTGAATCAACGATAAGTGTCACAGGCACTTGAAACAACTGACTGTAATACCAAAAGCTATCTCCTTGCCTTACTCTAATATTCAAGTTATCATCCCTTTTCGTTTTTACCTATTAGAGAAATCTTTAGCTCTCTTATTTGTATGAAAGAAAGGGACATTTATATGATATTAAAGGTTAGTTTTTTCCTTTTGACTACTGGTCAGATTATTGAAAGACTTTTGTAGTTCACTTATTCCAGATTTACAAACTCCATAGCTTAGCCAGGAGCAATCCCTACATAGGACGTCTAGATCATTCGGATTTACCCTTTCAGCAGTCAGTTGAATCAGAGATTGCTTATCATAGCTCTCATTCGGCTTAATCCCAATATGAGAAAGTACCCTATCGTCCATCGCAACAATTCGCTCATCGGCTCCAATACTCGATTCACATTTATTAACCCCATGATGAGGGCATGTCATGCATGCTTCATCTAAACTAGCTACTACTCTAATATCAAAATTCTTCTCTCTATCTTTTACATCTGAGACGATTTGTCCCATTTTACGAATAAACTCAGGGCTGTAGCCCATCCCTTGAAATCCATGAATACATAATAAATGATGACCACGTAGCGTTATCGACATCTCTTCCCTCCTGACTTCTTTACTTTAAATGATAAAAGTCCACTACTTCTCCAGTTGTAAGACGAACTTTAGGTCGTACTGGTTCTTCGGCAAAATTAGTGAAGCCAATAATCATTCCTTTTTTCTCTTTCGGTAAGCGAATTGTCTGTCCCAAGCGATACAACGTCATCCGGAATACAAATGCTTTAATAATCGACTCATCGAATTGCATTCCTTTTCTATCCCAAATAAACTGTCGAGCTTTCATTTCATCTAAGCTAGTTTCAGCTAAATACCCACCCAATTTTTCATCATAAGCTTGGGCTATAGTAATAATTCGTCCAAACAAACTAATCTGCTCTTTCTTCTTTCTATTTGGCATTCCTGTACCATCAACATATTCATGATGATCAAGAATTGCTTGAATAATTGTTTTCTTATTCCCATTATTAGATGAGCTAATTAATTTAATAGATTCTCTAATATGCTCGTTAACCATCGCACCCTTATTCCTACCAGTGTTTAAATACTGCACAAAGTTATCTCGCTTCATATTCACAAAACCACTATCTGCAAAAAGCGTCGCAATCGCCAAATCTAATAATTCATCATCCGTTAGCTCTATCGATAAACCTAATAAGATCGAAATAGTTGTTGTGTTGATCGCATGGATATAAAGTCCATCATGATAATCCTTCATTTGCTTAGTTAAACTAACCAGTTGCCTATCTGTTATTAATCTCTTAAGGAGTTTATTTTGTACTTTTTTCACACGTTCTTTAAAATAAGTTGACTCTATCTTTTCCTCAAATATTGACCATAATGGTGATAGAAACAGCGGTTTTATTGCTTCAGCTTGGCCTGTTTCCTTTTCTTCCTCCGCTTGTACTTTAGGTGCTTCCTTAGTGACTATTCTATTATCATAGTAAACAGCTTCTTTTACAGGAAATGCTAATTTCTCGCAATAGAATGTCGTGACCTGATGTAACTTTTGTAAAAAATCTGGTGAATTATATAGTTTTTCATTTTCAAATATCTCTAGTTCTTTATCTGTTTTTACTATAATAATTGGAGCTGATGATCCTACTTGTTTTTCTAGATGCTTCAATACTGATTCTGTAATTGATTTATAGCGGTTAATAAGTAAATAACCATCTGGTCGGTAAATAGGATGAAGAGTTATATCTCCCCTCTTAAGCTTATTAATTTCTGTTAGCCACAATGTAACGTTAGAACTCACGACGTACACCTACTTTTTTAATACAATTATTACCCTTGTTCACGAATATTGTAAACAAAAGATTAGTAGGGTCTTAACGTCACAGACACACCAATCTTCTTACAGATTGTTAAATAGTGCATGAACGTTAACACAACTACACCAGTGTTCATCCCTAGAATAATTCCGTTCATTTGCAGTTGCTCCATTGAACCTAATACAAACATCAGGACAAAGGAAACAAATGTTGACCAAACAGAATGGAAGAACGCTTCTTTTACAAGCCCTAGCCCAATTAAATAGGCTTGCATTGGAATAACAAAAAAGTGAAAAAAGAAATATGGAACTAATATTTGTAAATAACCAATTGCCGGTGATGCCTCAAAGAATAGACTTGTTAAAGGTTCCGCATAGAAATAAAAGATTAGCACCGATGGTACCCCATATGCTAGCGTCAGTAGCATCACTTGCCGTAAGAGATTTTGTAGCTTTGGTAAATCTCCCTTTGCGTATGCTTCTGAAACTGTTGGTATTAACACAATTAATAAAGAATGGGCAATAAAGGCAGGGAAGAAACCTATGGTAAAGGCTACCCCTGCAAGCTTTCCGTACTGAATTAAAGCCAGAGACTCCGTTAACCCAGCACGCATCAATGCGAATGATATTAAAAATGGTTTTATCGCAAATGTTGCCGCATGGAAAATTCGTAATCCTGTGTATGGTACAGATACCGCTAATAGATGTTCCCTTACCTTTTTCCCACTCATCATCGCACTTGGTGTATACTTTAACTTTTGAACTTTAGTAAAAAATACTGAAATGATATAAACGACCATCACCAATTCACTCGCTACTAGCGTACATAAAGAAATAAGAATAGATACTTCTTGTTCAAATTGAAAGAACTGATAAACAACAACTAATAAAGCAAGCTGCACCGCTTTTCGTAAAAAGCCCGCAAAGGCAATTTTACCCATTTCATGTGAGCCCATTAAATAGCCTCTAGCAATTGATGAAAAGGAAATCATCGGGATTAGCAAAATAACAAGCCACTGAATTAGCGGATGATAGCGATCAAATATCGGTAACTGTGGTAAAACAAAAACAGCAGCAACAACAAATATAGCTGTAAAAGCTAACACAAACCGAACCGCATGTTGTAGCATACTGCGATGGTACTTCTTGTCCTTTTCTGCGATAAATTTAGAAATCGAAATCGGTAACTCCATACTAGCCAAAACAGCTATAAAGATGATTGATGGAAAAATAGACATATAGAGCCCTAGCCCTTCCTCACCTAACTCCCTAGCTAGTACCATATTAATAAAGAATTCAAGACACTCTCCGATGAATGCCGCGATAACTAACAACAGTGCTCCCTTATAAAATGTCTTCATCTTGACTCCCCTTATCGAAACAGCATTACTAAATAAGTATGAGACAAGTCTGGAGATTATTTTAAAAAAGTGTGGGAAAACGGAATTTCTGGAAATGCATTTAGAAGAATCAAGTTAGCAAATTTTGTTTAGTATTGTCGAAACGTAAATATAATGAGGATTTTGCAAATATAACGTCAAAAAAAGCTTGAGGACAATTTCCTCAAGCTTCCTTCGTTTAAACTAAAATAGACCTAGTGCTTTTCCATCTGCATCTACATCCATTGCTAATGCAGCCGGCTTTTTTGGAAGACCAGGCATCGTCATTACGTCTCCTGTTAAGGCAACGATAAAACCAGCACCGATTGATGGTCTTAGCTCTCTAATCGTAATTGTAAAATCTTTTGGTCTACCTAATAATAATGGGTTATCTGATAACGATTTCTGCGTTTTTGCCATACAAACTGGTAACTCACCCCAGCCATTATCGGTAAACTCTTTAATTTGCTTATTCGCATCCGTTGAGAACTCGACACCATTAGCACCGTAGACAACCTTTGCGATTGTTTCAATTTTTTCAACTAGTGTGGACTGTAAATCATATAGATGAGAGAATTGATTTTCCTTCGCCTCTATAACTTTAATTACTTTTTCGGCTAGTGTTATGCCTCCCTGGCCTCCTAGCTCCCACACATTAGATAGAGCTACTTCAATTCCTCTTTCTTTACACCAGTCTCCAATGTATGCCACTTCTGCGTCTGAATCTGTGACAAATCGATTAATTGACACAACAAAAGGAACACCGAATGCTTGAATTGTTTCTATATGCTTTTCTAAGTTTTCCATTCCATTAGCAAGTGCTTCTAGGTTCTCTTCAGTTAAGTTACTTTTTTCTACTCCACCGTGCATTTTAAGTGCTCTAATCGTTGCAACGATTACAACCGCCTCAGGTGTAATACCACCTGCACGGGTTTTTATATTTAAGAATTTCTCTGCCCCAAGATCAGCACCAAAACCAGCTTCAGTAATTACATAATCTCCTAGCTTACTTGCTATCTTCGTTGCGATAACACTGTTGCAACCGTGAGCAATATTTGCAAATGGTCCTCCGTGGATAATCGCCGGTGTGTTTTCTAATGTTTGAACAAGGTTTGGCTTAAGCGCCTCTTTTAATAAAAGAGTTAACGCTCCCTCCACTTGTAAGTCTGCAACAGTAACAGGCTCGTTGTTGTAATTGTAGCCAAATACAATGTTAGAAAGTCTCTTTTTCAAGTCTGCTAAATCAGTAGCTAAACAAAGAATCGCCATAATTTCCGAAGCGACTGTAATGTTGAAACCGTCTTCTCGAGGCATGCCATGCTTTGTTCCTCCTAAGCCAACAACAACATTTCTTAATGCTCTATCATTTAAATCGACAGCTCGTTTCCAAGTAATTCTTCTAGGATCAATTTGTAATTCGTTTCCTTGAAATATGTGATTATCAATAAAAGCAGCTAGGGCATTATTTGCCGTCGTAATTGCATGGATATCTCCAGTAAAATGTAAGTTAATATCCTCCATAGGTACAACCTGCGAATAACCACCACCACATGCTCCACCTTTAATTCCCATTGTTGGACCTAAAGATGGTTCACGTAATGCCACTACTGCATTTTTTCCGATTTTATTCATTGCTTGACCTAGACCTACAACAACGGTAGACTTCCCCTCACCAGCCGGAGTAGGATTTATCGCAGTAACAAGAACAACTTTCCCATCTTTCTTCGATTTTAATCGCTCCATTACATCTAATGAAACCTTTGCTTTATATTTTCCATAAGGCTCCCACTCATCATTCGTTAATGAGAGCATGGATGCGATTTCGCTAATTGGTTTCATTTTAGCTTCCTGTGCTATTTCAATATCAGATTTATAAGTTGTCATAGTAATCTCCTAACTGCAGATGCTTTTGTTATTGTATTGCCTACTCATTAAAACGTTTTCTATAGCCACATTTTCTACATAGTTCTTCTACAACTTCTCTTCTCGAAAAGCCTTCTACAATATTAGTTGCTCGCTCACCATCGATGATAACAGAAAAGTCATCATTGTTAATATTCCCAAGGTCAATTACCCCTTCACCATCAAGACAGCATGGAATTACTGTTCCATCTACTAATATACCTGCTTGGTTTCGTAATCCATGACAAAATCCTGGTCCGTTATCCTCTTCTTCATGAAGCGCCGGCCATTGAAATTCATGGTCTTGATTTAAATAGACTTGGTCCGCTAGTTTGATTCCACTTCCAGGAACAACCTTTTCTTCAATAAAAAAGTCAAGTTCAAACTCTTTTTCAATCATTTCAAGAACTTCACGATTTCTCTTTTTCTGTTGATTTGTAGCATTGTCAGTACCTAAATTCCACAGTCTCAATGAAATTATCGTATCGGTATTAGTCGTTGCTTCCCTTACAAAAGAAAGAATATTCCCGATATAGCCTTCCTTATCAGTGGATCCCTCATGACCATCAAAACTATGAAGAGAGAAGTTTACCTGTCTCAAAGCTGGCTTTAAGATTTTATGTTTCGCTTTATTAATTAACGTTCCATTTGATGTGATATTGACTTTGAATCCCTTTTCATGACTTATATCCAACAGCTCATCTATTTTCGTATGGAGAAGGGGCTCTCCTTTAACATGTAAATAGATATAATCCGTATATGGCTTAATTTGATCTAAAATATTACGAAAAGCATCTACTTCTATAAACTTATATGCTCGCTTAGTTGGCGGACAGAAGCTACAAGCAAGATTACAAATACTTGTGATTTCAATATAAAACTTTTTAAAACGCTTTGTTTTCATCGTATCGTCTACTTCCTCACTAAAATAACATTACTGTGTCAATTATAGATCGTACATATTCACTGTACAATCTGTTTATTACATCCATCCACTTCACAATAGATTTTCTGATAAATTAGATATTTTAATTGACACAAACCTCACTGTGTTATATATTATAAACAACAAACAAAAACTGTTATAAAACAGATAACAAACGGAGGTATTATTAATGAGCCCAATGGATAGATTTTACGATGCTTGGAACTGCTATATTTCGCAATGTGAAAGACATGGAATTGAAGTACGAATTCGCTATGCTGATTTTAAAAAATCAATTACTGAAGAACAAGCTGACTTACTCCGTGCCCAAGTAAGATAACTAAATAAAGAGACGAGGTAGTAATGATGAATGATGATGTCGCCGTCGTAGCAACGACCTAACCCCATCCAGTAGCCATATAAAAGGCACTTGATGGGGTTAATTACGTTAATATATATATTATAATCTACTTAAACCAACCTTTCTCCTTAAATCGAGAAATAGCTTCAATACGATTCCCTACATCTAATTTATCTAAAATAACAGATATATAATTTCGGACTGTACCATTGGTAAGTTCAAGTTCGTCGGCAATTTCATTTGTGCTCTTCCCTCCAGCAATAAGCTCAATTACTTGCATTTCTCGTTTAGTCAGAGGGTTTTCATTATTGCTATATGCTAAGTCGACTAATTCAGGTGCATACACTCGTCTTCCATCCATAATAATACGAATCGAGTTCGCTAGCTCCTCACTCGGACTGTCCTTAAGTAAATATCCGCTGACCTCTGCTTTTCGAGCACGTTCAAAATAGCCTGCTCGTGCAAACGTAGTTAAAATAATGACTTTACATGGGTCATGAATAAGTTCTTCAGCCGCATCTAGGCCACTTTTAATTGGCATTTCTATATCCATAATACAAATATGAGGCTTGTGTTGCTTAACTAGAGCTAATGCCTCCTCCCCGTTTCTTGCTTTACCGACCACTTCCATATCATCTTCCAAGTCGAGTAAAGAACCAAGTGCTCCAAGCAGCATTCTCTGGTCCTCGGCAATGACAATTCGAATCAACTCAATCCCTCCTCCTATCTTATTTGTTCATTTGTTGAATAATATTCGGAACCCGAATATCGAGAGTCGTTCCATTTGAATTAATAATATCTAAGCTTCCATTTACAAACTCTAATCGTTCTCTTATCCCTCGTAGACCATTTCCTCTATTATAATCTGAAATACCTATTCCATTATCTTGGACGAGTAGTTGTAATTCTTCAGTAGAGTCGTTGATTACTATCTTACAAGCTGTTGACTTACTATGCTTTACAACATTTGTAACTGCCTCTTTCAAGCACATACTAACAACATTCTCGACTAATAAAGGAGTATTTGTTAAATTCGCACTACCCTCTATTTCTAATTCAATTTCCGCAGCTTTCAAAATTTGCTGTATATGAATAACTTCCTCGTCTAAACGAACGCCCCGCATATCTGATACTAGCTCACGAACTTCTTTTAAAGCAGTTCTTGCTGTTTGGTGTATATCCGTTATTTCGACTTTTGCCGAATCTGGATTAATATCAACGAGCTTTCTGGCCAAATCACTTTTCAAGCCAATTAATGATAATTTCTGACCTAATGTATCATGTAAATCTCTTGCAATCCGCTGGCGTTCTTCTATTACGATCAGTTGAGAAATTTTTTTATTTGCGTCCTCTAATTGTCCTTCAAGCTTTTCACGCTTGTTTCTATTATACGAGTTAATCGGTAAGAGAATGACACCTATAACCGATAGTATAATGAATGGGAACTGAGAGAAAAACAACTCAGTTTGTGTAAAAAATCCCATTGTTACAGCTAGGGTCGTAGTTAAAAGGTGGACTATATAAAGTGAGAAAAAGCCGACTTTACTTTCAATATTTCCTATAAAAAATGCTAAGAAAAGAGCAAAGTATACGTATCCATAAAATACGGTCATTATAATACTTATCGCCATCTCAATTCCGACCCAAAGGTAGACAAGCTTTCCTTTAGAAATAAATGATAATCGATACGAACCAAAGAATAATAAAATCATGATGATGCCGAAGATAATCTCTAAAGCAGATGATAACCTAAAGATAAAATAAAATGGCAATAAACAAAATATTATCCATATGTAAATACTTAGTCCTGTATTCT encodes:
- a CDS encoding M14 family metallopeptidase, producing MNIRVRQGDSFWYYSQLFQVPVTLIVDSNPDVNPNALQIGQVVSIPGHFISFYQVQPGESFWRIANERGISVDALMAVNPTVSPYALQIGQQINIPVRVVNPIVVGKRAYSYSDMVREINQLTEIYPFITTRIIGNSVMGKDLIELQIGRGNKRVHMNGSFHAHEWITTPILMQTLNEYLLSLTNQGSIRGLFMPPYYDSVTLSIVPMVNPDGVDLLVEGLPEEPYRSTVLAINDGSTDFSDWKANIRGVDLNNQYPALWEEEAERKPSSPAPRDFPGYAPLTEPEAVAMAELAEESGFDRVLAYHTQGSVIYWGFQGLEPPIAEDIVSEFARVSGYWPIRYVDSFAGYKDWIIQEWQIPAYTVELGRGVNPLPISQFDTIYQQNLGIFLASLYM
- a CDS encoding DUF1284 domain-containing protein, with product MSITLRGHHLLCIHGFQGMGYSPEFIRKMGQIVSDVKDREKNFDIRVVASLDEACMTCPHHGVNKCESSIGADERIVAMDDRVLSHIGIKPNESYDKQSLIQLTAERVNPNDLDVLCRDCSWLSYGVCKSGISELQKSFNNLTSSQKEKTNL
- a CDS encoding HD-GYP domain-containing protein, yielding MSSNVTLWLTEINKLKRGDITLHPIYRPDGYLLINRYKSITESVLKHLEKQVGSSAPIIIVKTDKELEIFENEKLYNSPDFLQKLHQVTTFYCEKLAFPVKEAVYYDNRIVTKEAPKVQAEEEKETGQAEAIKPLFLSPLWSIFEEKIESTYFKERVKKVQNKLLKRLITDRQLVSLTKQMKDYHDGLYIHAINTTTISILLGLSIELTDDELLDLAIATLFADSGFVNMKRDNFVQYLNTGRNKGAMVNEHIRESIKLISSSNNGNKKTIIQAILDHHEYVDGTGMPNRKKKEQISLFGRIITIAQAYDEKLGGYLAETSLDEMKARQFIWDRKGMQFDESIIKAFVFRMTLYRLGQTIRLPKEKKGMIIGFTNFAEEPVRPKVRLTTGEVVDFYHLK
- a CDS encoding polysaccharide biosynthesis protein; amino-acid sequence: MKTFYKGALLLVIAAFIGECLEFFINMVLARELGEEGLGLYMSIFPSIIFIAVLASMELPISISKFIAEKDKKYHRSMLQHAVRFVLAFTAIFVVAAVFVLPQLPIFDRYHPLIQWLVILLIPMISFSSIARGYLMGSHEMGKIAFAGFLRKAVQLALLVVVYQFFQFEQEVSILISLCTLVASELVMVVYIISVFFTKVQKLKYTPSAMMSGKKVREHLLAVSVPYTGLRIFHAATFAIKPFLISFALMRAGLTESLALIQYGKLAGVAFTIGFFPAFIAHSLLIVLIPTVSEAYAKGDLPKLQNLLRQVMLLTLAYGVPSVLIFYFYAEPLTSLFFEASPAIGYLQILVPYFFFHFFVIPMQAYLIGLGLVKEAFFHSVWSTFVSFVLMFVLGSMEQLQMNGIILGMNTGVVVLTFMHYLTICKKIGVSVTLRPY
- a CDS encoding formate--tetrahydrofolate ligase, which translates into the protein MTTYKSDIEIAQEAKMKPISEIASMLSLTNDEWEPYGKYKAKVSLDVMERLKSKKDGKVVLVTAINPTPAGEGKSTVVVGLGQAMNKIGKNAVVALREPSLGPTMGIKGGACGGGYSQVVPMEDINLHFTGDIHAITTANNALAAFIDNHIFQGNELQIDPRRITWKRAVDLNDRALRNVVVGLGGTKHGMPREDGFNITVASEIMAILCLATDLADLKKRLSNIVFGYNYNNEPVTVADLQVEGALTLLLKEALKPNLVQTLENTPAIIHGGPFANIAHGCNSVIATKIASKLGDYVITEAGFGADLGAEKFLNIKTRAGGITPEAVVIVATIRALKMHGGVEKSNLTEENLEALANGMENLEKHIETIQAFGVPFVVSINRFVTDSDAEVAYIGDWCKERGIEVALSNVWELGGQGGITLAEKVIKVIEAKENQFSHLYDLQSTLVEKIETIAKVVYGANGVEFSTDANKQIKEFTDNGWGELPVCMAKTQKSLSDNPLLLGRPKDFTITIRELRPSIGAGFIVALTGDVMTMPGLPKKPAALAMDVDADGKALGLF
- a CDS encoding radical SAM/SPASM domain-containing protein — encoded protein: MKTKRFKKFYIEITSICNLACSFCPPTKRAYKFIEVDAFRNILDQIKPYTDYIYLHVKGEPLLHTKIDELLDISHEKGFKVNITSNGTLINKAKHKILKPALRQVNFSLHSFDGHEGSTDKEGYIGNILSFVREATTNTDTIISLRLWNLGTDNATNQQKKRNREVLEMIEKEFELDFFIEEKVVPGSGIKLADQVYLNQDHEFQWPALHEEEDNGPGFCHGLRNQAGILVDGTVIPCCLDGEGVIDLGNINNDDFSVIIDGERATNIVEGFSRREVVEELCRKCGYRKRFNE
- a CDS encoding response regulator transcription factor, with translation MIRIVIAEDQRMLLGALGSLLDLEDDMEVVGKARNGEEALALVKQHKPHICIMDIEMPIKSGLDAAEELIHDPCKVIILTTFARAGYFERARKAEVSGYLLKDSPSEELANSIRIIMDGRRVYAPELVDLAYSNNENPLTKREMQVIELIAGGKSTNEIADELELTNGTVRNYISVILDKLDVGNRIEAISRFKEKGWFK
- a CDS encoding sensor histidine kinase, whose protein sequence is MQSWYNIFPKNTGLSIYIWIIFCLLPFYFIFRLSSALEIIFGIIMILLFFGSYRLSFISKGKLVYLWVGIEMAISIIMTVFYGYVYFALFLAFFIGNIESKVGFFSLYIVHLLTTTLAVTMGFFTQTELFFSQFPFIILSVIGVILLPINSYNRNKREKLEGQLEDANKKISQLIVIEERQRIARDLHDTLGQKLSLIGLKSDLARKLVDINPDSAKVEITDIHQTARTALKEVRELVSDMRGVRLDEEVIHIQQILKAAEIELEIEGSANLTNTPLLVENVVSMCLKEAVTNVVKHSKSTACKIVINDSTEELQLLVQDNGIGISDYNRGNGLRGIRERLEFVNGSLDIINSNGTTLDIRVPNIIQQMNK